One Candidatus Devosia phytovorans genomic window carries:
- a CDS encoding FCD domain-containing protein has product MILNTTDWPTSGRYCFEFRIGIEGEAAAAAARSRNADDLIRLADVVRKLETIDVTCDPGLTEDFDFHLCVARASHNDYYVSAISAVRENIFGGMLLARTTSGLRTAEKMAAINEQHRAVYEAIIDGDAERARDCMRFHLLACRKSTSHWDATTAH; this is encoded by the coding sequence ATGATCCTGAATACGACCGATTGGCCAACGTCAGGCCGGTATTGTTTCGAGTTTCGCATCGGCATCGAGGGCGAGGCTGCGGCGGCTGCAGCGCGCTCCCGCAATGCAGACGACCTGATCCGCCTCGCGGATGTGGTGCGCAAGCTCGAGACCATCGATGTCACCTGCGATCCCGGGCTGACCGAAGATTTCGACTTCCATCTCTGCGTCGCCCGCGCCTCGCACAATGACTATTATGTCAGTGCCATTTCGGCAGTCCGCGAAAACATCTTTGGCGGCATGCTGCTGGCGAGGACCACTTCCGGTCTGCGCACGGCCGAAAAGATGGCGGCCATCAATGAGCAGCATCGCGCTGTCTATGAGGCGATCATCGATGGGGATGCCGAGCGCGCCCGAGATTGCATGCGCTTCCATCTTCTGGCCTGTCGCAAGTCGACCAGCCATTGGGACGCGACGACGGCCCACTAG
- a CDS encoding FadR/GntR family transcriptional regulator: MEVKDMAIEERPPYVMEQGQRLAEIAHNQMRALIQDGSWSPRSRLPSETELARRFGMSRPVIRQALAKLRDAGLIQSRQGSGSFVMEPMDAPDVAPMQVPFPAIASFADITAFAAFREGMEGEIAAAAALNRTDAQLVAIAAALDRFGEKKSLAERPGDDFAFHLAVAEATGNPFFINSLTSLREQMLMGMSLIWNFSGDSPAFRDSVMEQHEAVHAAIQRRDDRGARKAMKEHLQWASARMFKG; this comes from the coding sequence ATGGAAGTCAAAGACATGGCGATCGAGGAGCGCCCGCCCTACGTTATGGAGCAGGGGCAACGACTTGCGGAAATTGCCCATAACCAGATGCGGGCCCTGATTCAGGATGGCAGCTGGTCACCGCGATCCCGCCTGCCCTCGGAAACCGAACTGGCGCGCCGCTTCGGCATGTCGCGTCCGGTGATCCGGCAGGCGCTGGCCAAGCTGCGCGATGCCGGACTGATCCAGTCGCGCCAGGGCTCGGGCAGTTTTGTCATGGAGCCGATGGACGCGCCAGATGTGGCGCCCATGCAGGTCCCCTTCCCCGCCATAGCCAGCTTTGCCGACATCACCGCCTTTGCCGCCTTCCGCGAAGGCATGGAAGGCGAGATCGCCGCTGCGGCAGCACTCAACCGTACCGATGCGCAACTGGTTGCGATCGCTGCTGCGCTGGACCGCTTTGGCGAAAAGAAAAGTCTCGCCGAACGGCCGGGCGACGACTTCGCCTTCCACCTGGCGGTGGCCGAGGCGACGGGCAATCCGTTTTTCATCAATTCGCTGACCTCGCTACGCGAGCAGATGCTGATGGGCATGAGCCTGATCTGGAATTTTTCCGGTGACAGCCCGGCCTTCCGCGACAGCGTGATGGAACAGCACGAGGCAGTCCATGCTGCCATTCAACGCCGCGACGACCGCGGGGCACGCAAGGCGATGAAAGAGCACCTGCAATGGGCCAGCGCCAGAATGTTTAAAGGGTAA
- a CDS encoding DMT family transporter — MQAVDRDWTNFRSVLFVLSAIVIFSLIFTSGRFAGELASSFQIMFLRYAGGFVTVLGLSASQPQSFQSLQSKHRLSQALRALVGGLGGAAIIFGNTYMPLVDANAISQLSGVFMLALGIIIFRERLRSIHIAGSLVCILGAAVVVAARGAFTTFDANYLVPASVVIIGALLLALEGIFIKILTLADRPLVTLAHANFFGMLLLLIPAVLTWKSTGPVNAVLLCLGPLAILGQYCNIRGYTSASVSLLAPIGYASLIFAAVWGWVFFMELPTAGVILGGVLIAIGGTTLALSRR, encoded by the coding sequence TTGCAGGCAGTTGACCGCGACTGGACCAATTTTCGGTCCGTGCTCTTCGTGCTCAGCGCCATTGTGATCTTCTCGCTGATTTTCACCTCGGGTCGCTTTGCAGGAGAGCTGGCCTCGTCCTTCCAGATCATGTTCCTCCGTTACGCCGGTGGCTTCGTCACCGTGCTCGGCCTGTCCGCCAGCCAGCCGCAAAGTTTCCAGTCGCTGCAGAGCAAACACCGGCTCAGTCAGGCGCTGCGTGCGCTGGTGGGTGGACTTGGCGGCGCGGCTATCATCTTTGGCAACACTTACATGCCGCTGGTCGATGCCAATGCCATCAGCCAGCTCAGCGGCGTCTTCATGCTGGCGCTCGGTATCATCATCTTCCGTGAACGCCTGCGGTCGATCCACATCGCCGGCTCGCTCGTCTGCATCCTGGGCGCGGCAGTCGTCGTTGCCGCCCGTGGCGCCTTTACCACCTTTGACGCCAATTATCTGGTGCCGGCTTCCGTGGTGATCATCGGCGCTCTACTGCTGGCTTTGGAGGGCATTTTCATCAAAATCCTGACCCTGGCCGACCGCCCGCTGGTGACGCTCGCCCATGCCAATTTCTTCGGCATGCTGCTCCTGCTGATCCCAGCCGTGTTGACCTGGAAATCCACCGGCCCGGTCAACGCGGTGCTGCTCTGCCTCGGCCCGCTCGCCATTCTCGGGCAGTATTGCAATATCCGCGGCTATACCTCCGCCAGCGTTAGCCTGCTGGCGCCCATCGGCTATGCCTCGCTGATCTTTGCGGCCGTCTGGGGCTGGGTGTTCTTCATGGAGCTGCCCACGGCCGGCGTGATCCTGGGCGGCGTCCTGATCGCCATCGGCGGCACCACACTGGCACTTTCCCGTCGCTAG
- a CDS encoding family 10 glycosylhydrolase codes for MDGAIEQGETTSRWWIDEPVRMALFLYNQYQAPVDTDAFVQKLVDLHVNAVVLPTAGIAAFYPTEVPFHVRAPSLPEGRDVVGEIVEKAHARGIRVVGRFEWTVNQDKALIEAHPDWVQRDPAGNSPLWNDTHLMCVNGGYMQEHIFKIMDEALTRFPLDGMFFNYGGGQRNAFGPCQCANCQRLYSDKYGKDLPTTPNAEYLDFMNDCAAKLAARIKAFAKAKNPLINYMVGREADSTNSETHGAPIAEAHAFWLYDASETVNRYRAAYPDRMAFNNDSAFLDGRWRYAHRSAPEGEIRAFQNMANGAGPYLFVNGNHEQFDRNAEKGALPAFSFHRNNADLYVRQENAARVLLLDVPGPTLAQVLFRYGEGGAAEGRPPGNGGFGYRDSKELGSGGENSNTAMSGFFRLLTENHIPFVLSKDLSWIDSDPGRYDLVVSSKGAPKELDRYLRQGGRVLASGATRPELELPPMVKLWNRKETLAAYWRVRDHGLLPNLGDADLMFFYSDYLELEARGVSPLTFVPPTKVNPMEMVGEGLHDTDKPGLHLLDYGEGRLAYIPWDLGDLYYRASAAHHTTLFSDVIDHLLPEGRQLRSNAHPMVQITLQQQAAENRTLVHFVNLSGAAQVAYHPAIPMSGIAVEVQGAFTSAQMASTRRYLPIRGDEGFTAFTLPQLDTYDVVILR; via the coding sequence ATGGACGGAGCGATAGAGCAGGGCGAAACGACAAGCAGGTGGTGGATCGACGAACCGGTCCGCATGGCGCTGTTCCTGTACAACCAGTATCAGGCGCCAGTCGATACCGACGCCTTCGTGCAAAAGCTGGTGGACCTTCATGTCAATGCCGTGGTCCTGCCCACAGCCGGCATTGCCGCCTTCTATCCCACGGAAGTCCCCTTCCACGTCCGCGCTCCGTCGCTGCCCGAAGGCCGCGACGTGGTCGGCGAGATCGTCGAAAAGGCTCATGCCAGAGGCATTCGTGTCGTTGGCCGCTTCGAATGGACGGTCAACCAGGACAAGGCGCTGATCGAAGCCCATCCCGACTGGGTGCAGCGCGATCCCGCGGGCAATTCCCCGCTGTGGAACGACACGCATCTGATGTGCGTCAACGGCGGCTATATGCAGGAGCATATCTTCAAGATCATGGACGAGGCGCTGACGCGCTTCCCGCTCGACGGCATGTTCTTCAACTATGGCGGCGGCCAGCGCAACGCCTTCGGCCCCTGCCAATGCGCCAATTGCCAGCGCCTCTACAGCGACAAATACGGCAAGGACCTGCCGACCACGCCCAATGCCGAATATCTCGACTTCATGAATGACTGCGCGGCAAAACTCGCCGCTCGCATCAAGGCCTTCGCCAAAGCCAAGAACCCGTTGATCAACTACATGGTCGGCCGCGAGGCCGATTCCACCAATTCGGAAACCCACGGCGCCCCGATTGCCGAAGCCCATGCCTTCTGGCTCTATGATGCCAGCGAAACGGTCAATCGCTACCGCGCTGCTTATCCCGACCGCATGGCGTTCAACAATGACTCGGCCTTTCTCGACGGCCGCTGGCGCTATGCCCATCGCTCCGCGCCGGAGGGCGAAATCCGCGCCTTCCAGAACATGGCCAATGGTGCCGGCCCCTATCTCTTCGTCAATGGCAACCACGAGCAGTTCGATCGCAACGCGGAAAAGGGTGCGTTGCCGGCCTTCAGTTTCCACCGCAACAACGCCGATCTCTATGTCCGTCAGGAAAACGCCGCGCGCGTACTGTTGCTCGACGTCCCGGGCCCAACGCTCGCCCAGGTGCTGTTCCGCTACGGGGAAGGCGGCGCGGCCGAAGGGCGGCCGCCCGGCAATGGCGGCTTCGGCTATCGCGACAGCAAGGAGCTGGGCAGCGGCGGCGAAAACAGCAACACGGCCATGTCGGGCTTTTTCCGCCTCCTGACCGAAAACCACATTCCCTTCGTGCTGTCCAAGGATCTGAGCTGGATCGACAGCGACCCCGGCCGCTATGATCTCGTCGTCTCCAGCAAGGGCGCGCCGAAGGAGTTGGACCGCTATCTGCGCCAGGGCGGCCGCGTGCTGGCCTCCGGCGCCACGAGGCCGGAGCTTGAACTACCGCCCATGGTCAAGCTGTGGAACCGCAAGGAAACCCTCGCCGCTTATTGGCGCGTGCGCGACCACGGCCTGCTGCCCAATCTCGGCGATGCCGACCTGATGTTCTTTTACAGCGACTACCTCGAGCTCGAAGCGCGCGGCGTCTCGCCCCTGACCTTCGTGCCGCCCACCAAGGTCAATCCGATGGAAATGGTCGGCGAGGGCCTGCATGACACCGACAAGCCGGGCCTGCATCTGCTCGACTACGGAGAGGGCCGCCTGGCCTATATTCCCTGGGACCTCGGTGACCTCTATTATCGCGCCAGCGCCGCCCACCATACCACGCTGTTCAGCGACGTGATCGACCACCTGTTGCCCGAAGGGCGGCAGCTGCGCAGCAATGCCCATCCCATGGTGCAGATCACGCTGCAGCAGCAGGCAGCGGAAAACCGCACGCTGGTGCATTTCGTCAACCTCTCTGGCGCGGCACAGGTAGCCTATCACCCGGCCATTCCAATGAGCGGCATCGCGGTGGAGGTGCAGGGCGCCTTCACCTCGGCGCAGATGGCCAGCACCCGCCGCTACCTGCCGATCCGGGGCGACGAGGGCTTTACTGCCTTCACCCTGCCGCAGCTCGATACCTATGACGTGGTCATCCTGCGATGA
- a CDS encoding TonB-dependent receptor: MGTVAILALASANVTASAQQQQPGEASSYSIAPQDLGSALTSFAENAGLRLLFPSILVAGKTSPGLNGSFSAEAALSQLLAGSGLTYRFTSSNTVTITDPAAVVEGTDGSIVLGEVNVTAWATNSGIGWDGSPESVYLTPGSVSAISAETLQNFAGTTPSDILKSAPGVLSGESRNSGGLDVNIRGMQGMSRVPVSIDGAQNSTAVYRGYQGIANRSFIDPDFISGISIEKGPSSAPGAAGAIGGSVNMRTVTADDIVPAGESFGIRLKVEGSSNTSPVAANGTMNLLEPFDGLGMSRGQVENPGPFAMTGGSSSVLFGSKTEVFDFVAGFSRRRLGNYHAGTNGPYAPQPSAPHSLCALYAGYCDGMTFYEPGLTAYLPGEEVLNTSQDTTSGLLKTTFRFNDEHVLELGFSRYESRYGETYPMGFITNLSSRQQGQPSHTAVDSVTARYGYNPDNDLIDFQWNTWGTSLVESSALSDGSTNFAEKWAKSYGTDVSNTSRFSVFGGDLALQYGGSYRSEDTAPSKDAPASAIQPRNGSREESSVFINAKLNPTDWLELTAGTRYHSYEAQNNTAANTTPIQSANAVDFNAGLAVTPIEGVQLFGTYSNAARLPSLFESVGGFATLIAPGLTPETANNFEAGVNLQRDDLLFSGDTAGLKFAYFNNTTDDYISRAWEQRLAPHPIYGGTPYLQNFMVIDNIDQARFSGFEMSASYDNGGFSADLNGTYYNNVEFCRTAATCMNSSLAADYATNQIPPEYTASLTLSQKFLEDRLTLGGRLTHIGPRAAGAQPTQSGASPFIAAIPWEPYTVLDVFGRYELTDYATLTFGIENVTDLYYVDPLNLALLPSPGRTIKLGVVGEFSPSSGGGEAWADALAPITATATNDVDWTGFYAGIHGAQLNGNAEALDFKRYVGATMVEDRNFYLGDIDGVGIGLQGGANYQLSSNFVLGVEGEVSWGGTEFSAMTSRDTYFDGSIDWLASLSARAGFSADRFLVYGKGGVTVAGTSMGRVIADNRMISQDSASGWTLGAGVEYAVSDNLSIKGEYSFTTLSGGSYGGTMPGQTTTTGGLFKTDQVKIGMNYRF, from the coding sequence TTGGGCACGGTCGCCATTCTGGCACTGGCCAGTGCAAACGTCACCGCCAGCGCCCAACAGCAGCAGCCAGGCGAGGCATCGAGCTATTCAATTGCGCCGCAGGATCTCGGCTCAGCCCTCACCAGTTTCGCCGAAAATGCCGGATTGCGCCTGCTGTTTCCATCGATCCTGGTTGCCGGAAAGACCAGCCCGGGGCTCAATGGCAGCTTCTCGGCCGAGGCAGCGCTGAGCCAATTGCTGGCTGGCAGCGGCCTGACCTATCGCTTCACCAGCAGCAATACGGTAACGATCACCGATCCGGCGGCAGTCGTCGAAGGTACCGATGGATCGATCGTTCTGGGTGAGGTCAACGTAACCGCCTGGGCAACCAATTCGGGCATCGGCTGGGATGGCTCACCGGAAAGCGTTTACCTGACACCGGGATCGGTCAGCGCCATTTCGGCCGAAACACTGCAGAATTTCGCCGGCACCACCCCCTCCGATATCCTCAAGAGCGCACCGGGCGTGCTGTCAGGCGAAAGCCGCAACAGCGGTGGCCTCGACGTCAATATCCGCGGCATGCAGGGCATGAGCCGCGTGCCGGTGAGCATCGACGGGGCGCAGAATTCGACGGCCGTCTACCGCGGCTACCAGGGCATCGCCAATCGCAGCTTCATCGATCCCGATTTCATCAGCGGCATCAGCATCGAGAAGGGCCCGAGTTCGGCGCCCGGCGCGGCTGGCGCGATCGGCGGCTCGGTGAACATGAGGACCGTCACCGCCGACGATATTGTGCCCGCAGGCGAGAGCTTTGGCATCCGTCTCAAGGTGGAAGGCAGCAGCAACACCAGCCCGGTCGCGGCCAATGGCACGATGAACCTGTTGGAGCCGTTCGACGGCCTCGGCATGTCTCGGGGCCAGGTGGAGAATCCGGGACCGTTCGCAATGACGGGCGGCTCCTCCAGCGTGCTGTTCGGCAGCAAGACCGAGGTTTTCGACTTCGTGGCGGGCTTTTCCCGCCGCCGTCTGGGCAACTACCACGCCGGCACCAACGGGCCCTATGCGCCGCAGCCGTCGGCACCACATTCCCTCTGCGCCCTCTATGCCGGCTATTGCGACGGCATGACCTTCTATGAGCCCGGCCTCACCGCTTACCTGCCGGGTGAAGAGGTCCTCAATACTTCGCAGGACACGACTTCCGGCCTGCTCAAGACGACCTTCCGCTTCAATGACGAGCATGTGCTGGAGCTGGGTTTCTCGCGCTATGAAAGCCGCTATGGCGAAACCTATCCCATGGGCTTCATCACAAATCTCAGTTCGCGCCAGCAGGGGCAGCCGTCGCATACGGCGGTCGACAGTGTCACAGCACGCTATGGCTACAATCCCGACAATGACCTGATCGACTTTCAGTGGAATACCTGGGGCACCTCGCTGGTCGAAAGCAGTGCGCTCAGCGACGGCAGCACGAACTTTGCCGAAAAATGGGCCAAGAGCTACGGAACCGATGTCTCCAACACGTCGCGCTTCTCAGTGTTTGGCGGTGATCTCGCCCTGCAGTACGGCGGATCCTACCGCAGCGAGGACACGGCGCCTTCCAAGGATGCGCCGGCGAGCGCCATACAACCGCGCAATGGCTCACGCGAGGAAAGCAGCGTCTTCATCAACGCCAAGCTCAACCCCACTGACTGGCTCGAGCTGACCGCCGGCACGCGCTATCACAGCTACGAGGCGCAGAACAACACGGCTGCCAATACGACACCGATCCAGTCAGCCAACGCCGTGGATTTCAATGCCGGTCTTGCTGTTACGCCGATTGAGGGTGTGCAACTGTTCGGCACCTACAGCAATGCGGCGCGCCTGCCGTCGCTGTTTGAATCCGTGGGTGGCTTTGCCACGTTGATTGCACCCGGACTGACCCCGGAAACCGCGAATAATTTCGAGGCGGGTGTCAATCTGCAGCGCGACGACTTGCTGTTTTCCGGTGACACGGCAGGGTTGAAATTTGCCTATTTCAACAACACGACCGACGACTATATCAGCCGGGCTTGGGAACAGCGCCTCGCGCCGCACCCGATCTATGGCGGTACGCCATACCTGCAGAATTTCATGGTGATCGACAATATCGATCAGGCACGGTTTTCCGGCTTCGAAATGTCGGCCAGCTATGACAATGGCGGCTTTTCGGCCGACCTGAACGGCACCTATTACAACAATGTCGAATTCTGCCGGACCGCGGCGACCTGCATGAACAGCTCGCTGGCTGCAGACTATGCCACCAATCAAATCCCGCCGGAGTATACGGCCAGCCTGACGCTGAGCCAGAAATTCCTCGAGGATCGCCTGACCCTGGGCGGCCGGCTGACCCATATCGGTCCGCGCGCCGCTGGCGCCCAGCCGACCCAGTCCGGCGCCAGCCCCTTCATCGCCGCCATTCCGTGGGAGCCCTATACGGTGCTCGACGTGTTCGGCCGTTACGAGCTCACCGACTATGCCACGCTGACCTTCGGCATCGAGAATGTCACGGACCTCTACTATGTCGATCCACTCAACCTGGCGCTGCTGCCCTCGCCCGGCCGCACCATCAAGCTCGGCGTGGTCGGCGAGTTCTCGCCCTCCAGTGGTGGAGGGGAAGCCTGGGCCGATGCGCTGGCACCAATCACCGCAACGGCGACCAACGATGTCGACTGGACCGGCTTTTATGCCGGCATCCACGGCGCGCAATTGAATGGCAATGCCGAAGCCCTCGACTTCAAGCGCTATGTTGGCGCGACCATGGTCGAAGACCGCAACTTCTACCTCGGTGACATCGACGGTGTCGGCATTGGCCTGCAAGGCGGCGCCAACTACCAGCTCTCCAGCAATTTCGTCCTCGGCGTCGAAGGCGAAGTCTCCTGGGGCGGCACCGAATTCAGCGCCATGACCTCGCGTGACACTTATTTCGACGGCAGCATCGACTGGCTTGCCAGCCTCAGTGCCCGCGCCGGTTTCAGCGCCGACCGCTTCTTGGTCTATGGCAAGGGGGGCGTTACCGTGGCCGGCACCAGCATGGGTCGTGTCATCGCTGACAATCGCATGATCAGCCAGGATAGTGCCTCGGGCTGGACCCTCGGTGCCGGTGTCGAATACGCCGTCTCGGACAACCTGTCGATCAAGGGCGAGTACAGTTTCACCACTCTCTCGGGCGGCAGCTATGGCGGCACCATGCCGGGACAGACCACCACAACGGGTGGATTGTTCAAGACGGACCAGGTCAAGATCGGCATGAACTATCGCTTTTAG
- a CDS encoding FecR family protein, with product MHKPADVGLSDEAIDWIVRLQSGSANAADETAFDLWRNTSVDHELAAQEAEAIWHGIGLVGSAQDEATRRRRRNLTRRAALGGTALTLAGLFAYSMGMMRGLLADHVTGVGERLTVELADGSVVLMNSLTSLTVDFSVNRRHLTLGEGQAVFTVAHDPGRPFVVTAAGGETRALGTVFDIDMRTDGVVVTVLEGTVAVSEASHDGSTRVAINQQTDYGTGRGVQPAREVDAQAAIAWRRGKLVFNDRPLASVIAELRRHRSEPILILNPEIESLAITGVFDLSDPGAVLQAIAETLPVSVNEMPFVTILR from the coding sequence ATGCACAAGCCTGCCGATGTAGGGCTCAGCGATGAAGCAATCGACTGGATCGTGCGATTGCAGTCTGGCAGCGCAAACGCTGCAGACGAGACAGCATTTGATCTGTGGCGCAACACCAGCGTCGACCATGAGCTGGCCGCCCAGGAGGCCGAGGCTATCTGGCACGGCATCGGCCTGGTGGGCAGTGCCCAGGACGAAGCCACCCGCAGGCGGCGCCGCAACCTGACCCGCCGTGCGGCACTGGGCGGCACCGCGCTGACATTGGCAGGCCTCTTTGCTTACTCCATGGGCATGATGCGTGGGCTTCTGGCTGATCACGTCACCGGGGTCGGCGAGCGCCTGACGGTAGAGCTGGCCGACGGCTCTGTGGTTCTCATGAACAGCCTGACCAGTCTCACCGTCGATTTCAGCGTCAACCGCCGGCACCTGACCCTTGGCGAGGGTCAGGCAGTCTTCACGGTTGCGCATGACCCGGGACGTCCCTTTGTCGTCACGGCAGCAGGCGGTGAAACCCGTGCCCTCGGCACAGTGTTCGATATCGACATGCGGACCGATGGCGTCGTCGTTACGGTGCTGGAAGGCACCGTGGCCGTTTCGGAAGCCAGTCACGATGGCTCCACCCGCGTCGCCATCAACCAGCAAACTGATTATGGCACCGGACGGGGCGTCCAGCCGGCTCGCGAGGTCGATGCGCAGGCGGCCATTGCCTGGCGCCGCGGCAAGCTCGTGTTCAACGACCGACCGCTGGCCAGCGTCATCGCGGAACTGCGTCGCCACAGGTCCGAACCCATTCTCATCCTCAACCCGGAAATCGAGTCGCTTGCCATTACCGGTGTATTCGATCTTTCCGATCCCGGCGCGGTCCTGCAGGCCATTGCGGAAACGCTGCCGGTTTCCGTCAACGAAATGCCTTTCGTCACCATCCTTCGGTGA
- a CDS encoding RNA polymerase sigma factor, giving the protein MTAETPDTRKHLIASYLEHWTSLRKALTYRTRSQDLAEDALQETWIRLDRMQGGAYVVHDRKAFILRVAGNIAVDMLRRESRHARRFISDETLMKAIADTAPSPETIIIDRDQLRQLALALAELPRKARMALLMSRSEGLTHAEIATRMQMSTSMVAKYLAQALRHCRDHFRRIDGTEEI; this is encoded by the coding sequence GTGACTGCAGAGACGCCTGACACGCGCAAGCACCTGATCGCGAGCTATCTCGAGCACTGGACCAGCCTGCGCAAAGCCCTGACTTATCGAACGCGCTCCCAAGACCTTGCTGAAGATGCGTTGCAGGAAACCTGGATACGATTGGACCGGATGCAGGGCGGCGCCTATGTCGTCCATGATCGCAAGGCCTTCATCCTGCGCGTCGCAGGCAATATCGCCGTCGACATGTTGCGCCGCGAATCCCGGCATGCCCGGCGGTTCATCAGCGATGAGACGCTGATGAAGGCCATCGCCGACACCGCGCCCTCGCCCGAGACGATCATCATCGATCGGGACCAGTTGCGCCAACTTGCGCTCGCTCTAGCAGAATTGCCACGCAAGGCGCGCATGGCCCTGCTAATGAGCCGCAGCGAGGGATTGACCCATGCGGAGATCGCGACGCGGATGCAGATGTCGACAAGCATGGTCGCCAAATATCTGGCGCAAGCGCTTCGTCATTGCCGCGATCACTTCCGCCGCATCGACGGAACCGAAGAAATCTAG
- a CDS encoding biliverdin-producing heme oxygenase: MSVAIDEKIQQHGSTKDEESSLWTRLKSGTRDTHGRLDNRIMEGRPFESVERYGDFVLMQHDFHMLVSPLYQHEELAPLLPDLKIRDRISKIEQDLFDLDRAVPVRETPHVYQVDVPTSLGWLYVAEGSNLGAAFLLKSAQKLGLSDQHGARHLGGAPEGRGLHWKKFTAALDAIALTAEQEARVIAGANEAFSTVLGLVEKRLFARGAD, encoded by the coding sequence ATGTCGGTCGCGATCGACGAGAAAATCCAACAGCATGGTTCTACCAAGGACGAGGAGTCCAGCCTTTGGACGAGGCTCAAGTCCGGCACACGCGACACGCATGGACGGCTCGACAACCGCATCATGGAGGGGCGCCCATTCGAGAGCGTCGAGCGCTACGGCGACTTCGTGCTGATGCAGCACGACTTTCACATGCTGGTCAGCCCGCTCTACCAGCATGAGGAACTCGCACCGCTGCTGCCCGATCTGAAAATCCGCGACCGCATCAGCAAGATCGAGCAGGATCTCTTCGATCTTGACCGAGCGGTTCCGGTCCGTGAGACGCCGCACGTCTATCAGGTCGATGTCCCGACATCGCTCGGCTGGCTCTATGTCGCCGAGGGTTCCAATCTGGGCGCGGCCTTCCTGCTGAAATCCGCGCAAAAGCTCGGTCTCTCCGATCAGCATGGCGCACGCCACCTCGGGGGCGCGCCGGAAGGCCGTGGCCTGCACTGGAAGAAGTTCACGGCCGCGCTCGATGCGATCGCCTTGACCGCAGAGCAGGAAGCCAGGGTCATCGCCGGTGCCAATGAAGCTTTTTCGACCGTGCTTGGCCTGGTCGAAAAACGCCTGTTCGCTCGTGGGGCGGACTGA
- the exbB gene encoding tonB-system energizer ExbB, which yields MRHCRQIIALTFALGLVFPAVAQVQPPAPAAPVTSEAPEATTSAPKTEPAAIVPVPAATPVTTLPHNLSPWGMFLAADYVVKAVMIGLALASLTTWIVWCAKTLELMGAKRRARLVLRAITSARTLAEATAALEHRRGVGVLLVKAAGEEVLLSLAALDHAGGTGLKERVASRLSRISAAAGRRISRGTGILASVGSVSPFIGLFGTVWGIMNAFIGISEAQTTNLAIVAPGIAEALLATAIGLVAAIPAVIIYNGFSRSIAGYRQLLADAAQGVERLVSRDIDFRSVPAEQA from the coding sequence ATGCGCCATTGCCGCCAGATAATCGCCCTGACATTTGCTTTGGGTCTCGTTTTTCCCGCTGTGGCCCAGGTCCAGCCACCCGCTCCGGCTGCCCCGGTGACGTCTGAAGCGCCCGAAGCAACAACATCCGCGCCGAAGACTGAGCCAGCGGCCATAGTACCAGTGCCGGCCGCAACCCCCGTGACAACGCTGCCCCATAATCTGTCACCCTGGGGCATGTTCCTGGCCGCCGACTATGTGGTCAAGGCGGTGATGATCGGTCTGGCTCTGGCATCGCTGACCACCTGGATCGTCTGGTGCGCCAAGACGCTGGAATTGATGGGCGCCAAGCGACGGGCTCGGTTGGTCCTGCGCGCCATCACCTCGGCCCGCACCCTTGCCGAAGCGACCGCGGCGCTGGAGCACCGGCGCGGTGTCGGTGTGCTTCTGGTCAAGGCGGCGGGTGAAGAGGTTCTGCTCTCGCTGGCGGCGCTCGACCACGCCGGCGGAACCGGTCTCAAGGAGCGCGTAGCGTCTCGACTGTCGCGGATTTCGGCCGCGGCTGGACGGCGCATTTCGCGTGGCACCGGCATTCTGGCCAGCGTCGGCTCGGTGTCGCCCTTCATCGGCCTCTTCGGCACGGTCTGGGGTATCATGAATGCCTTCATCGGCATTTCCGAAGCCCAGACCACCAATCTTGCCATCGTTGCGCCGGGCATTGCCGAGGCTCTGCTCGCAACCGCCATCGGCCTAGTGGCGGCCATCCCCGCCGTCATCATCTACAATGGCTTTTCGCGATCCATCGCCGGTTATCGGCAATTGCTGGCCGATGCCGCCCAGGGGGTGGAGCGCCTGGTGAGCCGCGATATCGATTTTCGCAGCGTGCCGGCGGAGCAGGCCTGA